GGGCTAGGCCCAGGGCTGTAGTGCGAGAGGTAAGAAGTGTCGGATTCTGGGTGTATTACGAAGGCAAAGCAGACAGGATTTGCTGGTGGATTGGATATGAGAGAAAGAGGAGTCATGAAGGACTCCAAAGTTTTCAGCCTGAGCAACTGAAGGATGAGGTTGCCCTTTGCTGAGATGGAGTGACTGTGGGAGGAGCCAGAATTTTCAGCTTTGGGCCTGTTAACTATGAGATGGCTAAATGGCATACAAGAAAATGCCAAGGGAGGCGGCAACTGGATGTCTGAGTTGGAGTTTCAGGAAGAGCAACATACAGAGATTTGATATGAGAGCTAAGAGCATCTAGAGGACATTTAAAGCCAGAGACTGGATGAGATAACCAAGGTCCTTGATTCTGAGGAGGAAATGTAGATAAAGAAGAGGTCTGAGGATTTTTAAGAGTATGGTCTGCCGCTCACACAGGCACTCATAGAATCTGAGCACAGTCTCAAGAATCCCCACCCAGCCTGTAACATGCCCTGCATCCTTCTCAGATAGACCTGGGTTTTAATCCTGGCTTAACCAGACATAGACTTTTTGATCTCTCTGTGCCCCAGTTGCTTCATCTGTGAAACAGGAATGACAATACTCTCACAGGGTTTTGAGAGGACTGAACGGCTAAGGTACTTGGATGCTAACAGAAggactggcagtttgagtccacccagaaccgCCTcaaagaaagggctggcgatctacttcggaaaaatcagccattaaaatccctatggagcacagttctactctgaaacacagagtCTGAATCGACCTcaactgtttgtttttaaatgaaataacatatgTAATGTGTCTGGCATGCAGTTGCTGTTCATATATAGCAGTTCCGTGTACTCTATCTCCAGTGACCTGAAGCAGGTATACATACAAATTTAACCCGAAAGTGTTGGACAGagaaactgtcttagtcatctagtgctgccaaaacagaaataccacaagtggatggttttaacaaagagaaatttattctctcacaatctagcaggttacaagtccaaattcagggcactggctccaggggaaggctttttctctctgtcagttctggaagaaggtccttgtcctcaatcttcccctgaggagcttctcaagcacagGGACGCGGTGTCCAAAAgtcacgctctgctcctggtgctgctttcttggttgtatgaggtccccaactctctgcttgcctccctttccttttatctcttataaaaggtggtacaggccataccccagggaaactccctttacattggatcagggatatgacctaggtaagggtggtattacaaatcccaccctaatccttttcaacataaaattataatcacaaaatggagcacaaccacacaacactggcaatcatggcctaaccaagttgatatatacgtttttggggggacatgattcaatccataacagaaactcTTCCAGATTCTAGTCCTGAGGATGCACAGGAGTCCCAGGGGTCTGGAGTGTATCTCAGTTCCCACCAAGTTCTACTTGGCCTGTGGTTAATCCCACTGTTTATGTtgctttttatccattcattctgcaaatatttactaagcatctTTTATGTGCCAGGAGCTTGGTGTGACAGAAAATGCACAGAGTGTGGGGTAAATGACCTGGGTTCCAATCCCGGTAGGATCCTGGCCAAGTGAACCAACCTCTttaggcctcagcttcctcatctgcgaAATGGAGATAATAAGTGCAGTTATCTTATCAGATCCAATCTAAGAATGTCTGccaaacatacttaaaaaaaagaaaaaccaaaaaaccggtgccttctagttgattccaactcacagagacctcagagtagaactgctccacagggttttcttggttgtaatttttactgaagcagatcaccaggtctttcttctttggtGCTGCGGGTGGGTTCACACTGACAACCTTTAGAAGTCAAGGGCAAACAGTgtgcgccacccagagaccttaccAATAAATGCTCAATAACTAATGGTGGTTATTTTGGCTGTAAAGAAGCTGGGGGCAAATGCAAGGTGTAGGATGGGAGTGGAACCTGGCAGCTGTTAAAGGCAGGCCTTGCACCGCCTCCCCATTCCAGGACACAGTTACCTACTTCATGAACCTGAGCCAGGCGAACGCGCAGGAAACACCAAGCTGGGAGCTCGAGTACAAGCTGACCGAGGCCTATGGGGTGCCGGATGCGGGCCCCGCGTCTATGCACGTGGCGCTAGGCCACATCGCCCGCGACCAGGGAGCACTGCAGCGTTACTACATCTACAACTCTGTTGGCTACGGCAGCCCGGACTGCGAGGAGGCCTGCCGCGTTGAGCACGTGTGCGCCGCGCGTGAGGTGGACTTCGACGCGTACACTGCTTGCCTGCGCAACTCTGGCGCCTCACCGGCGCCCAAGCTCGCGCTGCCGTTGGCGGCGCTGCTGGGCCTGTGCACCCTGCTCGTGCGGTGACCTTGGCGCCACACGCTGTCCCCTGGGCAGCTCACCTTCCTCCTTGTAAAACCTGGGGAACATCACCCTTTGGAGACCCggacttttccatcatttctcctGCGCCCCTAGAGAGTGAATTAGTAGGGGGCAGCCGGATCCGGAGATGAAGCAccagccccccccccaccacGTTTCCTTCAAGTTTCATGTCTTATTAAAAAACAATGTGCATCGTGCATGTTATTCTGTGCGGTTTCTCCTTTAATATGTGAGTAGTTTTGAACTCACAGTGAacgtttctccctctctctccacagTGATGGAAGTAAAATGAGTAGCCCAGGAAGATGCGCCCTGGTGATCCGGTGCCCTTTGTGTAACTCGCTGCCCGAACTCTGGGCACGCTTAATTTGCAACGTTCACCACTTAGGGATCAGAACGtgcctttttgttttgctttttgcaaCCGAGCCGATGCGAGGGATCATGAGTAGAGCCCGGGCTCTAATCTCCTAGCCCTTCCCGCCATCTTGGGCctctgtcgttaggtgccatccagtcgattctgactcatagcgatcccgtgggacagagcagaactgctccatagggttttctaggctgtaatctttagggtacagaccgccaggtctttctctcgtggagcctcTGGGCGGGTTGAATCGCtggcttttcggttagcagccaagcgcttaaccgttgcgccaccggggctccttgtcTTGGCCCTCTAGGCGcctcaaacataaaataaaatcgcTGGGAAGCCTGCTGAACTAAGCGCTGTGCGCCTCGGACGGTCGGTTTTCAGGCCTACCGGCCCTTGGGATGCACCCAtttgggcgggggtgggggacgGGTGGCAGAGCCAGAGCCCCGAGCGGCATCCAGGGCCGCGGGAGACCAAGCCTGACGTGGGGCAGGCCCGGGCAGGGTCCAAGGGCCTCGCTCCTCCCCGGACGAGGCGGGGCGGGGAAGTCCCGCCCAGCAGGCCCCGGCCCAGGGCCGCCCCGAGGGCTGTGCTTGTCTCCTTCCTGAGTTGAAAATCCCGGACCCCAAGGGTAGGCCGGAGCCGCAGAGAAGGAGGGGTTGGGGGGAGAGGCAGGCGGGCCATGCCCTCGTCGCCCCACGCCGCCCTCCTTCGGGACCTGGTCCTGGGCGTACTGGGCACTGCCGTCTTCCTGCTCGACCTGGGCGCGGATCTGTGGGCCTTCGTCCAGTACGTGCTCAGCGGCTGCTACCTGTGGGCAGCGCTGGTGCTGGCGCTGCTGCTCCTCGCCTCGGTCGCGCTGCAGTTCTTCAGCTGGGTCTGGCTGCGCGCCGACCCCGCCGACCTGCACAAGTCGCAGCCCTCCGGCCGCTGTCTGGCGCTGCTACATCTCCTGCAGCTGGGCTACCTGTACAGGTGAGCGCCCCGCCCTCGGGAAACGGGAAGGATACCGAGCCTAGGGGGCGCCTCCTGAATTTGGGCTACTAGTGTTGGTGAGAGTCCTGACacgggggttgggggtgggggggaggggagtgtggaaagtgaggggaggagggaacCGGGACTGGAGACAGGAAACAGCCCCACAGGTGAATGCCCCGCCCCTTAAGGGAAGAGAACTGCTGAAAGCCCTTAGAGCTCTTCTAGTCTACCCACCCTTGTACAggcgaagaaactgaggcccagggaggaaaGGGAGGAGCACGGGCTTTGGAGTCAGCTTTCTGGGATCTAATTTTGCCACCTGTGACCTCATTCCTGCgtcactctgagcctcagtttcctcctctgtaaaaaagAAGAGGTAGTCTAGAGATAGCTCTGCCAGGCCGGCCTACTGTGACGTGTGAAAGAGTTggaaagtgcctagcacagtgcttggcatgaAGTCAACTCCACTGTAATGGCAAAGACCTGCAGCCTCAGTTCAAAGCCTGGCTGTTCCTTCTAGCTGTGAGCACAGTGTTGGGCAAGTCGCTTGACCTCTTCAGGGTTTTTTACTCATTGTTCGAATGGGCATGGTAACAGTGCCTACCTCTGAGCTTTGTGAGcattaaataaaatgtatgaatttccctggcacagagtaagcatcCAGTAAATGTCAGCTAGCATCAGATTACCTGGGCCACCCCGGGAGTTTCAGCTGTCCTGACCCCAGAGCAGTGCTGTGCCCTCACAGCTGCCTGGCTTGCACCCTTTCTTTCCCAGTTATATTCTCTTCCTTGAACTTTTGCTCCCCACCGCCCCCAGACTGAACACGAGGGCAGAGATGGTGTCTGACTCATCTGTGTCCCATGAGCCAGCTGGGACTGGGCTGGGTCTCAGAGCATGTGTGTGGATTGTGCTTCTTTTTAGAACCGGCGGGGCTCTATAGAGGTGGGAAACCGAAAGCAAGGTGTCAGAGTCATAGGATGAGGTCAGGACACGGTGTGGCCTGGGTGGGATGGTGTGGCTGGAGCCAGGATCCCCTTTTGAATCCATTTTTGCAGATTCTCTCCAGATCCTGCCTTGACAAAGCTGCAGTCTCCAGGAGTGGGTTAGAGGAACTTTGACTGCGTTTTGCCCTAGGGACCATAGAGGCCTCAATAAAACCCCAGATGGGTGGGAAGGGGCACAGTTATTATAGTCCTGGGCAGGCATGACAACATCGAACACCTTCCCTTCTTCTGTTTCTGCCAAGCACGAGTCAGACAGACTGCTGAGCTTCGCTGCCTATGCGCAGAAGCTCTCAGTGGCTCCCTGTTGCCCACAGGATAAAAGGCCTTGCTCCTTGGGCTCCTCTTCACAAAGTATGTTTTGTTCACCCCTTGCTTTCGAATCACCTGGGGATGCctatttaaaatgcagatttctgggctCCTACTGCAGACTGAATGAAAATCTATTCATTCTTTTCATGGTTTTGCATAAAGGGGATCTCTgcttccagtccaatccttgccCCCCTCCATAGGTAGGGTGCTTTTTTAGAGTACTGTCTGACCTGGGTGTGCCTGTGCTAAGAAGTTCTCAATGGCTTCCTGTTGCCTGCAGGATTCCAAAAGATTCTTATGCCTGCTAAAATTTGAGAACTACCGTCTTATGAATTCAAACagtcttgggttcaaatcctaatcGCGCTACTTATTAGCTTTTTGATCCTGTTTCcccctctataaaatgggggtgtTGCAAGGAGTAAATGGGACAAGGTTTTGTCATGCGCTTGGGACAGTGCCTGGCCAGTAGGAGCAGCAGTAGTTGCatgtatccccattttacagataaggaaacaaaacTCAATGAGGTTAACTTGCTTGCCCAAGGCCCACAAGGtgtaagtgacagagctgggatcgGAGCCTGCCTGCATCCACCAGATGGTAGGGGAAAGAGGAACACCACCAGACACTAACCTGGCCCCTTGGGCATCTTATGTGCTGCCTAGGTGTGTGAAGGGGCTGCAGCAGGGGCTGTTGGCGTGGCGGCAGGAGGCACCCTCAGAGTTTGAACTGGCCTACGCCGACTTCCTCTCCCTGGACATCACCATGCTGCGGCTCTTTGAGACCTTCTTGGAGACAACGCCTCAGCTGACGCTGGTTCTGGCCATTGTACTGCAGAGCGGGCAGGCTGAGCACTACCAGTGTGAGTGATGCACCAGCAGCCAGCCCCCCTGTGGGTTGGGAAGGTTTCCCTCTAGTGTCACGAATAtttgctcttttttaaaaaggttgCTTGGAAAAGAGGAGAAATGCTTTAGTCAGGCAGCCATGGGTTCAAATCCAAAGTCACTCTctagctgtatgactttgggcaaatgaCCCAGCCTTTCTGAGGGTCAGtttgttctcatctgtaaaatggacacagTCAGTGCTTCTACCTCATAGTGTTGATGAAAGGATTAAGAGATGATGCACATAAAGCAAAGTGCTTGGCGCATCATAAACCTGCATTGTAATTCTCACTGTTTTGAAGATAGCAGAGATAAAGTGTATGGGGTACCTGACACAGACTAGGCAACTTGTTAGTCATTAAGCTTTTATTGTGCACCTTCACATACTCAAGTTTTTATTCAGCACCTGTTCTGTGCCAGTCAGTGTACTGGGGCACAGTGGTGAATAAGACAGACACAGCCCCTGCCCTGCCAGGAtgacagaatataaaataataattacagaAAAGTATGTCCAGTGATCTGAAGGGGAGAGGCAGGTGACAGAGGCTGGCAGGGCCTCAGAAACCGTGGGGAGAAATTTGTCCAGTAAGGAGCTTTCAAATGAATTTTGCCTGTAAaagggaagtgacttgcccaagcaaGGTCACAGTGGCTAAGCTAGGACTCCAACTCATCTCTGATTCAGGGCCCTCGGCTCCCCCTTCACCACTGGACACTTCGAGGGTCCCTGCTGTAAATGCTGCGGCATTTACAGTCCCCCAAACCCATTCCCCCCGCCGTCACTCGCTGTGTGACCCAGGGAGCCTGGCCTTAGTTTCCACGACTGTACAAGATGAGGGTCGAACTCGATCTTCGAGGGCCCTTCCAGCTTCTGCTAGTCCAGATCTGTGATAATTTTAAATCTGATAACAGCAGTCTTCATGATTGAGTTTCCTGCTATTAGCCAGGCACTTTGCAAAGTCCTTTGCAGTCTAACACTGTTCGTGTTCCCAGCAGCCCTTAGGTCAGTGCTGTATttatttatctccattttacaccaAAGGTAAGAGGTGCAGAAAGGTGAAGTGACTGGCCCTGGGTCACACAGCACTCACTGGATATATAGTTTTTATCCATTTGAGGGAGGTGGATGTCTAGGACCATGGTCAAGTGGAGACATTCTACACTGTGTGTGTATGGTGGGGTTTGGGGGTGGAAGAAGACGTATTTTTAGTAGCTAGGTACTGTGGTCAGCCATGGGGATCCCAGGTGAGCAGGCCCTGTTTCCTACCCTGGAGAAGCTGAGGGATAAGGAAATAGTAGGTAATTACTGTGTGATAAGgctccaggcttttttttttttttttttaaggctccaGGCAGAAGTGGGTGGGGTGTTACAGGGACGCAGACACAGCTGAAGTGGGTGAGTGGGGTCAGGATGGGTGACTTGGGTCAGGATGGGTGACTCTAGGGGATATTCAAACTGGAActtggagagcaagtgggagtaggccAAGTGAGGTGGGGCATGTGCTCCTGCCCCACCTAACATGATGGCAAAGGCTTGTCAAGGTCTTAGAATTTGGCATAGTGGGCCCTGCTGAGAAGTAGAATGTGGAATAGTTAGAAAGGATGACGGCTGCAGATCTGGTTCTAGGCTGGGAGTGGGTTCCTGGAACATTATAGGTGCCCAGTAAATATCTGTgaagggggcaggggaggaagcatTCTAGAAACATTCTAGAGCTGCTTCTATCCCTGGAGGTCCTGGTGCCCCTAGCCCAGAATAGGGAACCAGGAGATGGGATAGGATCTTGGAAAATCAAGAAAAGGGGCCAGTCTGAATGTGGAGGGGAGGAGCGAGGGGATGTTCCCTGTTCACGGCAGGACATCCCTCCTGCCCTAAGTGTAGCCTTAGCCAGAGCTGGGAGGGTTGTCTCCCCGGGGGGATTTCCTGCCTCCCTTTCTGAGACTGAGTTGGGGGAACTGGAAATGCTGATTCTCAGACCCAAGAGAGACTTGGTCTTGTCTGGGAAAGGAAGGGTTACAGGGCCCTAGAAGATggtaacctaacaataaccacagAAGATGCTCAGGGTGTGGCCAAGGCCTAGGGGCACCAGATGCAGGTAACTTTTTACAAGTCATGTGCCCTCTCATCTTTGAAAAATACACTATGATCGCACCTGAAAAGTAACGCATAGCAGTAAAGGGAAAACATCATATTTGActtccaaatcttttttttttttttttttttttactggttttgtGAACTTATTTAATGATCTCcagctgcaattaaaaaaaaaaaaaaatgcttacctcaggtctctgggtggtacagatagtttaggcttagctactaactgaaaggtttaaaAGGTatcggcaccacagaagaaagggctaagtggtctgcttctgtaagatcatagccattgcaaacactgtggagcagttatactccgacacgcgtggggtctccatgagttggaatctacagcaacgggtttggcttttagtTTTTAGTACCTACCTCAGGATTATaaaccacccccccgcccccgccagtaCCTGTGACCTCTTGGGAGTACCAGGCAGGCTGCCCCCAGGGCTCACCTGTTTCTTCTTACTCTTTGTAGGGGTTGGCATCTGCACATCCTTCCTGGGTATCTCGTGGGCGCTGCTTGACTACCACCGGGCCTTGCGCACCTGCCTGCCCTCTAAGCCGCTCCTGGGGCTCCGCTCCTCCATGATCTACTTCTTGTGGAACCTGCTGCTGCTGTGGCCCCGAGTCCTAGTCGTGGCCCTGTTCTCAGCCCTCTTCCCCCACTATGTGGCCCTGCACTTCCTGGGCCTGTGGCTGGTTCTGCTGCTCTGGGTCTGGCTACAGGGCACAGACTTTATGCCAGGCCACTGCTCTGAGTGGCTATACCGCGCAACAGTGGCCACCATCCTCTATTTCTCCTGGTTCAACGTGGCTGAGGGCCGCACGCGAGGCCGGGCCACCATTCACCTGGTGTTCCTCCTGAGTGACAGTTGTCTCCTTGTGGCTACCTGGGTGACTCATAGGACTTCGCTGCCCAGTGGGATCCTGATACAGATGTTGCTGTCTGCGGGTGCCTCCAGCTTCCTTTTGGGTCTGGTTCTGCGGCTTGTCTACTACCGCTGGCTGCATCCTAGCTGCCGTTGGGAACCTGACCAGGTGGATGGGTCCCGGGACCTCCTTTCCCTCGAGTGGTGTCTGCCACCTCAGAACAGGCGCATGACCCAGTTGGCTCGGAACTTTTTCCCGAAGGCTAAGGATGACAC
This DNA window, taken from Elephas maximus indicus isolate mEleMax1 chromosome 3, mEleMax1 primary haplotype, whole genome shotgun sequence, encodes the following:
- the XKR8 gene encoding XK-related protein 8 gives rise to the protein MPSSPHAALLRDLVLGVLGTAVFLLDLGADLWAFVQYVLSGCYLWAALVLALLLLASVALQFFSWVWLRADPADLHKSQPSGRCLALLHLLQLGYLYRCVKGLQQGLLAWRQEAPSEFELAYADFLSLDITMLRLFETFLETTPQLTLVLAIVLQSGQAEHYQWVGICTSFLGISWALLDYHRALRTCLPSKPLLGLRSSMIYFLWNLLLLWPRVLVVALFSALFPHYVALHFLGLWLVLLLWVWLQGTDFMPGHCSEWLYRATVATILYFSWFNVAEGRTRGRATIHLVFLLSDSCLLVATWVTHRTSLPSGILIQMLLSAGASSFLLGLVLRLVYYRWLHPSCRWEPDQVDGSRDLLSLEWCLPPQNRRMTQLARNFFPKAKDDTVSSGKGEMNGVL